The proteins below come from a single Alligator mississippiensis isolate rAllMis1 chromosome 2, rAllMis1, whole genome shotgun sequence genomic window:
- the LOC102574531 gene encoding E3 ubiquitin-protein ligase RNF103 isoform X4 yields MWLRLFFLLLYFLVLFVLARVFEAVVWYETGFLATQLVDPVTLSFKKLKTILEGRGLGYSGLPDKKDVRELVEKSGDLMEGELYSALKEEEASESVSSTNFSGEMHFYELVEDTKDGIWLVQILQEKRLGEIHINYVSPTNQHLQGKSDAERIQWAQN; encoded by the exons ATGTGGCTGCGGCTGTTCTTCCTGCTGCTGTACTTCCTGGTGCTGTTCGTGCTGGCCCGCGTCTTCGAGGCCGTGGTGTGGTACGAGACTGGCTTCCTGGCCACGCAGCTCGTGGACCCGGTGACCCTGAGCTTCAAGAAGCTTAAGACGATCCTGGAGGGCCGCGGGCTGGGCTATTCGGGGCTGCCCGACAAGAAGGATGTGCGGGAGCTGGTGGAGAAGTCAG GAGACCTCATGGAAGGAGAGCTTTATTCTGCTCTTAAGGAAGAAGAGGCCTCTGAATCCGTTTCAAGTACGAACTTCAGTGGTGAAATGCACTTCTATGAGCTTGTGGAAGACACAAAAGATGGTATCTGGCTGGTACAG ATACTGCAAGAGAAGAGGCTGGGTGAGATCCACATTAATTATGTCAGTCCCACAAACCAGCACCTCCAAGGGAAAAGTGATGCTGAAAGAATACAGTGGGCGCAGAATTGA
- the LOC102574531 gene encoding E3 ubiquitin-protein ligase RNF103 isoform X1 yields MWLRLFFLLLYFLVLFVLARVFEAVVWYETGFLATQLVDPVTLSFKKLKTILEGRGLGYSGLPDKKDVRELVEKSGDLMEGELYSALKEEEASESVSSTNFSGEMHFYELVEDTKDGIWLVQVIANDRSPLVGKVHWEKMVKKVSRFGIRTGTFNCSSDPRYCKRRGWVRSTLIMSVPQTSTSKGKVMLKEYSGRRIEVEHIFKWITAHAASRIKTIYNSEHLKEEWNKSDQYRVKIYLFANLDQPPAFFSALSVKFTGRVEFIFVNVENWDNKSYMAEIGIYKTPSYVLRTPEGIYRYGNNTGEFISLRAMDTFLRSLQPEVNDLFVLSLVLVNLMAWMDLFITQGATIKRFVVLISTLGTYNSLLIISWLPVLGFLQLPYLDSFYEYSLKLFRYSNTTTLASWVRADWMFYSSHPALFLSTYLGHGLLIDYFEKKRRRNNNNDEVNANNLEWLSSLWDWYTSYLFHPIASFQQFPFESDWDEDPDLFLERLAFPDLWLHPLIPTDYIKNLPMWRFKCLGIHSEEEMLEASPESESDSESESKEVFSSEKEASEDDELNTVHNPSEGKPRCNADTCSCAKKYCPNEPYERKARSYGSCSSTENMEPDWSAWPSNMLHCTECVVCLENFENGCLLMGLPCGHVFHQNCIVMWLAGGRHCCPVCRWASYKKKQPYTHQQPLSNEIPS; encoded by the exons ATGTGGCTGCGGCTGTTCTTCCTGCTGCTGTACTTCCTGGTGCTGTTCGTGCTGGCCCGCGTCTTCGAGGCCGTGGTGTGGTACGAGACTGGCTTCCTGGCCACGCAGCTCGTGGACCCGGTGACCCTGAGCTTCAAGAAGCTTAAGACGATCCTGGAGGGCCGCGGGCTGGGCTATTCGGGGCTGCCCGACAAGAAGGATGTGCGGGAGCTGGTGGAGAAGTCAG GAGACCTCATGGAAGGAGAGCTTTATTCTGCTCTTAAGGAAGAAGAGGCCTCTGAATCCGTTTCAAGTACGAACTTCAGTGGTGAAATGCACTTCTATGAGCTTGTGGAAGACACAAAAGATGGTATCTGGCTGGTACAG GTCATAGCAAATGACAGAAGCCCTCTGGTGGGTAAAGTCCATTGGGAAAAAATGGTGAAGAAAGTGTCAAGGTTTGGCATACGTACGGGCACTTTTAACTGCTCCAGTGATCCCAG ATACTGCAAGAGAAGAGGCTGGGTGAGATCCACATTAATTATGTCAGTCCCACAAACCAGCACCTCCAAGGGAAAAGTGATGCTGAAAGAATACAGTGGGCGCAGAATTGAAGTGGAGCACATTTTCAAATGGATCACAGCACATGCAGCTTCTCGCATTAAAACCATCTACAACTCGGAACATTTAAAGGAAGAGTGGAACAAAAGTGACCAGTATCGAGTGAAAATATACCTGTTTGCTAACCTTGACCAGCCTCCAGCATTCTTCTCTGCACTAAGTGTAAAGTTTACTGGAAGAGTTGAGTTTATTTTTGTGAATGTAGAAAACTGGGACAACAAAAGTTATATGGCAGAAATTGGGATCTACAAGACCCCATCTTATGTGCTTAGAACTCCGGAGGGAATTTACAGATATGGGAATAACACTGGTGAATTTATATCTCTGCGTGCCATGGATACATTCTTGCGCTCACTGCAGCCTGAAGTTAATGATTTATTTGTGTTGAGCTTAGTTTTGGTTAATCTGATGGCTTGGATGGACTTGTTTATCACACAGGGTGCTACCATAAAGCGCTTTGTGGTTCTTATTAGCACTTTAGGGACGTATAATTCTTTATTAATTATTTCCTGGCTCCctgtgttgggttttttgcaGCTACCTTACCTAGATAGCTTTTATGAGTATAGTTTAAAACTGTTCAGGTATTCTAATACAACTACTCTGGCTTCATGGGTAAGAGCTGACTGGATGTTCTACTCATCACACCCAGCCCTATTCCTCAGCACTTACCTTGGTCATGGTTTACTAATAGATTACTTTGAGAAAAAAAGAAGACGCAATAACAACAACGACGAAGTCAATGCCAACAATTTGGAATGGCTGTCAAGCCTGTGGGACTGGTATACCAGTTACTTGTTCCACCCCATCGCTTCTTTTCAACAATTCCCCTTCGAATCAGATTGGGATGAAGACCCAGATTTGTTCTTAGAGCGCTTAGCTTTCCCTGATCTCTGGCTTCACCCCCTAATACCCACAGATTATATAAAAAACTTACCCATGTGGAGGTTTAAATGCCTTGGCATCCATTCTGAAGAGGAGATGTTGGAAGCGTCTCCAGAAAGTGAAAGTGACTCTGAGAGCGAAAGCAAAGAGGTCTTCAGTAGTGAAAAGGAAGCCTCTGAGGACGACGAGCTAAACACAGTTCACAATCCCAGTGAAGGAAAGCCTCGGTGCAATGCTGACACCTGCTCATGTGCCAAGAAATATTGTCCTAACGAGCCATATGAAAGGAAAGCTCGGTCATATGGGTCATGTAGCTCTACAGAAAACATGGAGCCAGATTGGTCAGCTTGGCCCTCCAACATGTTGCACTGTACAGAATGCGTTGTATGTCTAGAGAATTTTGAAAATGGATGTCTCCTCATGGGTTTACCATGTGGCCATGTGTTTCATCAGAATTGCATTGTGATGTGGCTAGCTGGGGGGCGACACTGCTGCCCGGTTTGTAGGTGGGCTTCTTATAAGAAAAAGCAGCCATACACACATCAGCAGCCTTTGTCAAATGAGATCCCATCTTAG
- the LOC102574531 gene encoding E3 ubiquitin-protein ligase RNF103 isoform X2, whose product MEGELYSALKEEEASESVSSTNFSGEMHFYELVEDTKDGIWLVQVIANDRSPLVGKVHWEKMVKKVSRFGIRTGTFNCSSDPRYCKRRGWVRSTLIMSVPQTSTSKGKVMLKEYSGRRIEVEHIFKWITAHAASRIKTIYNSEHLKEEWNKSDQYRVKIYLFANLDQPPAFFSALSVKFTGRVEFIFVNVENWDNKSYMAEIGIYKTPSYVLRTPEGIYRYGNNTGEFISLRAMDTFLRSLQPEVNDLFVLSLVLVNLMAWMDLFITQGATIKRFVVLISTLGTYNSLLIISWLPVLGFLQLPYLDSFYEYSLKLFRYSNTTTLASWVRADWMFYSSHPALFLSTYLGHGLLIDYFEKKRRRNNNNDEVNANNLEWLSSLWDWYTSYLFHPIASFQQFPFESDWDEDPDLFLERLAFPDLWLHPLIPTDYIKNLPMWRFKCLGIHSEEEMLEASPESESDSESESKEVFSSEKEASEDDELNTVHNPSEGKPRCNADTCSCAKKYCPNEPYERKARSYGSCSSTENMEPDWSAWPSNMLHCTECVVCLENFENGCLLMGLPCGHVFHQNCIVMWLAGGRHCCPVCRWASYKKKQPYTHQQPLSNEIPS is encoded by the exons ATGGAAGGAGAGCTTTATTCTGCTCTTAAGGAAGAAGAGGCCTCTGAATCCGTTTCAAGTACGAACTTCAGTGGTGAAATGCACTTCTATGAGCTTGTGGAAGACACAAAAGATGGTATCTGGCTGGTACAG GTCATAGCAAATGACAGAAGCCCTCTGGTGGGTAAAGTCCATTGGGAAAAAATGGTGAAGAAAGTGTCAAGGTTTGGCATACGTACGGGCACTTTTAACTGCTCCAGTGATCCCAG ATACTGCAAGAGAAGAGGCTGGGTGAGATCCACATTAATTATGTCAGTCCCACAAACCAGCACCTCCAAGGGAAAAGTGATGCTGAAAGAATACAGTGGGCGCAGAATTGAAGTGGAGCACATTTTCAAATGGATCACAGCACATGCAGCTTCTCGCATTAAAACCATCTACAACTCGGAACATTTAAAGGAAGAGTGGAACAAAAGTGACCAGTATCGAGTGAAAATATACCTGTTTGCTAACCTTGACCAGCCTCCAGCATTCTTCTCTGCACTAAGTGTAAAGTTTACTGGAAGAGTTGAGTTTATTTTTGTGAATGTAGAAAACTGGGACAACAAAAGTTATATGGCAGAAATTGGGATCTACAAGACCCCATCTTATGTGCTTAGAACTCCGGAGGGAATTTACAGATATGGGAATAACACTGGTGAATTTATATCTCTGCGTGCCATGGATACATTCTTGCGCTCACTGCAGCCTGAAGTTAATGATTTATTTGTGTTGAGCTTAGTTTTGGTTAATCTGATGGCTTGGATGGACTTGTTTATCACACAGGGTGCTACCATAAAGCGCTTTGTGGTTCTTATTAGCACTTTAGGGACGTATAATTCTTTATTAATTATTTCCTGGCTCCctgtgttgggttttttgcaGCTACCTTACCTAGATAGCTTTTATGAGTATAGTTTAAAACTGTTCAGGTATTCTAATACAACTACTCTGGCTTCATGGGTAAGAGCTGACTGGATGTTCTACTCATCACACCCAGCCCTATTCCTCAGCACTTACCTTGGTCATGGTTTACTAATAGATTACTTTGAGAAAAAAAGAAGACGCAATAACAACAACGACGAAGTCAATGCCAACAATTTGGAATGGCTGTCAAGCCTGTGGGACTGGTATACCAGTTACTTGTTCCACCCCATCGCTTCTTTTCAACAATTCCCCTTCGAATCAGATTGGGATGAAGACCCAGATTTGTTCTTAGAGCGCTTAGCTTTCCCTGATCTCTGGCTTCACCCCCTAATACCCACAGATTATATAAAAAACTTACCCATGTGGAGGTTTAAATGCCTTGGCATCCATTCTGAAGAGGAGATGTTGGAAGCGTCTCCAGAAAGTGAAAGTGACTCTGAGAGCGAAAGCAAAGAGGTCTTCAGTAGTGAAAAGGAAGCCTCTGAGGACGACGAGCTAAACACAGTTCACAATCCCAGTGAAGGAAAGCCTCGGTGCAATGCTGACACCTGCTCATGTGCCAAGAAATATTGTCCTAACGAGCCATATGAAAGGAAAGCTCGGTCATATGGGTCATGTAGCTCTACAGAAAACATGGAGCCAGATTGGTCAGCTTGGCCCTCCAACATGTTGCACTGTACAGAATGCGTTGTATGTCTAGAGAATTTTGAAAATGGATGTCTCCTCATGGGTTTACCATGTGGCCATGTGTTTCATCAGAATTGCATTGTGATGTGGCTAGCTGGGGGGCGACACTGCTGCCCGGTTTGTAGGTGGGCTTCTTATAAGAAAAAGCAGCCATACACACATCAGCAGCCTTTGTCAAATGAGATCCCATCTTAG